A genomic region of Ornithorhynchus anatinus isolate Pmale09 chromosome 7, mOrnAna1.pri.v4, whole genome shotgun sequence contains the following coding sequences:
- the LOC100077212 gene encoding chymosin-like codes for MCTEEPIITGPEVGPAPAIKGAGGARLAKEAAGPAGKWQDAAPYWDLVSVPRIPLHKGLSLRQVLEKHDLLAEFLKEHGTDIGGKYRPSSLAGGQVGSEPLANFLETEYFGTISIGTPPQEFTVVFDTGSSDFWVPSVFCNSHACKTHRRYDPSLSSTFQDTGKTLSIYYSDGRMQGFLGYDTLKISDLVSTHQAFGLSTQELGGIFTHATFDGVLGLAYPSLSSSEATPVFDHMMKESLVAQGLFSIYLSRRSNESLITFGAIDEFHYTGPIHWVPVTQAMYWQIAVDKITVDGEVVACGGGCQAILDTGTSLMAGPSPDIAGIQYLIGATEGRNGLYQVDCRKLQRLPDVVFHISGVKYPLTATAYTNKNGGICYSGFEGESGGQWILGVVFIREYYSIFDRAHQRVGLAKAV; via the exons ATGTGTACGGAAGAGCCCATAATCACTGGGCCAGAGGTGGGTCCTGCTCCAGCTATAAAGGGAGCCGGCGGAGCTCGGTTGGCCAAGGAGGCGGCCGGCCCTGCGGGAAAGTGGCAAGATGCAGCACCCT ATTGGGATCTTGTTTCTGTCCCCAGGATCCCCCTGCACAAGGGGCTGTCACTGAGGCAAGTCCTGGAGAAGCATGACCTTTTGGCAGAGTTTCTGAAGGAGCACGGGACTGACATCGGCGGCAAATACCGTCCTTCCTCCCTTGCTGGTGGGCAAGTAGGCTCGGAGCCGCTGGCTAATTTTCTCGAG ACAGAGTACTTCGGCACCATCTCCATTGGGACTCCACCCCAGGAATTCACTGTGGTGTTTGACACCggctcctctgacttctgggtaCCTTCCGTCTTCTGCAATAGTCACGCCTGCA AAACCCACAGGAGGTATGATCCCTCCCTCTCGTCCACTTTCCAAGACACTGGAAAGACCCTGTCTATCTACTACAGTGACGGGAGAATGCAGGGCTTCCTGGGTTATGACACCCTCAAG ATCTCCGACCTGGTCTCCACCCACCAGGCCTTTGGTCTGAGCACCCAAGAGCTGGGTGGCATCTTCACCCATGCCACGTTTGATGGCGTCCTGGGCCTGGCCTACCCCTCTCTGTCATCCTCCGAGGCCACGCCGGTCTTTGACCACATGATGAAAGAAAGCCTCGTCGCCCAaggtctgttctccatctacctgAGCAG ACGCAGCAACGAGAGCCTGATCACCTTCGGGGCCATCGATGAATTCCACTACACCGGCCCTATCCACTGGGTGCCTGTCACCCAGGCGATGTACTGGCAGATTGCTGTGGACAA AATCACCGTGGATGGGGAGGTGGTGGCCTGCGGAGGGGGCTGCCAAGCCATCCTGGACACTGGCACCTCCCTGATGGCTGGCCCCAGTCCAGACATTGCGGGCATCCAGTACCTGATCGGGGCCACGGAGGGCAGGAATGGACTG TACCAGGTGGACTGCAGAAAGCTGCAACGATTGCCTGATGTCGTCTTTCATATCAGCGGCGTCAAGTATCCGCTGACCGCCACCGCCTACACCAACAAG AACGGCGGCATCTGTTACAGCGGCTTCGAGGGCGAGTCCGGGGGCCAGTGGATCCTGGGAGTTGTCTTCATTAGGGAATATTACAGCATCTTTGACCGAGCCCACCAGCGTGTGGGGTTGGCCAAAGCTGTCTAA